A genomic stretch from Engraulis encrasicolus isolate BLACKSEA-1 chromosome 10, IST_EnEncr_1.0, whole genome shotgun sequence includes:
- the LOC134456902 gene encoding 2-epi-5-epi-valiolone synthase-like — MSLYTVHAHGSLKRSHMAHCNSCDSNESKEFKLVQVNGTWRRQESGDGCYDGRVSSATISESSTANGVCWTVVSPIVFTYKIVQCDNLLDPANGTLLYGHLNDTDGDEPKSLGSNISKPIRRFIVMDETVHELYGDRVTAYLRARKVIYKMLPLPTTEEHKSMELVMKILQEVHDFGIDRRSEPILAIGGGVCLDIVGLAASLYRRRTPYIRIPTTLLAYVDASVGAKNGVNFANCKNKLGGYIPPVAAFLDRSFLATVPPRHISNGLAEMLKMALMKHKGLFEILETKGPELLGSKFQNQNYGGAEGTTDQSQAASESTRIAIETMLEELAPNLWEDDLDRLVDFGHLISPELEMRVLPALLHGEAVNIDMCLMVYVACERGLLSEGQRSRVVRCMRGLGLPVWHQSCGLELVRKALADRLKHSGGLVRMPLPTGLGTAEIFNDTSDDTISLAFQKWCADLGDKHLSE; from the exons ATGTCACTGTATACAGTCCATGCACATGGTTCACTGAAGCGCTCACACATGGCACATTGCAACAGCTGTGATTCTAATGAATCCAAAGAGTTCAAATTGGTGCAAGTCAACGGAACATGGAGAAGACAAGAAAGCGGAGACGGCTGCTACGATGGACGTGTGTCGTCAGCTACCAT ctcTGAGAGCTCCACTGCCAATGGTGTGTGCTGGACCGTAGTGAGCCCCATCGTGTTCACCTATAAAATAGTCCAGTGTGACAACCTGCTGGATCCAGCCAATGGCACCCTGCTCTATGGCCACCTCAACGACACCGACGGTGACGAGCCCAAGTCCCTCGGGAGCAACATCAGCAAACCCATCCGACGTTTCATTGTCATGGATGAGACGGTCCATGAGCTCTACGGGGACAGGGTTACAGCATACCTGAGGGCCAG gAAGGTCATCTACAAGATGCTGCCTCTGCCCACCACGGAGGAGCACAAGTCCATGGAGCTGGTCATGAAGATCCTACAGGAGGTCCACGACTTTGGCATCGACAGG AGGTCCGAGCCTATCCTGGCCATTGGTGGAGGTGTGTGCCTGGACATCGTGGGATTGGCTGCCTCACTGTACCGCAGAAGAACCCCTTACATCCGCATCCCCACCACCTTGCTGGCCTACGTGGACGCCAGCGTCGGAGCCAAGAACGGGGTGAACTTTGCTAACTGCAAGAACAAGCTAGGGGGTTACATACCTCCAGTGGCCGCCTTCCTAGATAGGTCTTTCTTGGCTACCGTGCCTCCACGGCACATCTCCAATGGCCTGGCTGAGATGCTAAAG ATGGCACTGATGAAGCACAAAGGGCTTTTTGAGATCTTGGAGACAAAGGGACCAGAACTTCTGGGGTCAAAGTTCCAGAACCAGAACTATGGTGGGGCTGAGGGAACAACCGACCAATCCCAGGCTGCCTCGGAGTCTACCCGGATCGCCATAGAGACCATGCTGGAGGAGCTGGCTCCTAACCTGTGGGAGGATGATCTGGATCGTCTGGTGGACTTTGGACACCTCATCAGCCCGGAACTAGAAATG AGGGTTCTTCCAGCCCTACTGCATGGCGAAGCGGTGAACATCGACATGTGTCTGATGGTGTACGTGGCGTGTGAGCGCGGGCTCCTGAGCGAGGGCCAGAGGTCAAGGGTCGTGCGGTGCATGCGGGGGCTTGGCCTGCCCGTCTGGCACCAGAGCTGCGGCCTGGAGCTGGTGAGGAAGGCCCTGGCAGACAGGTTGAAGCACTCGGGAGGCCTCGTCAGGATGCCTCTGCCCACAGGCCTGGGCACGGCAG AAATCTTTAATGACACGAGCGATGACACGATCAGTCTGGCATTCCAAAAGTGGTGCGCGGACCTGGGAGACAAACACCTTTCTGAGTGA
- the LOC134456905 gene encoding uncharacterized protein LOC134456905, producing MDGKSFGNGTDAPRDVKAPATDGGKRGHQDEVVVCGIRRLSTISEKDADMDAPSTPSPSPSPSPSPSPSPPPSPQMCVGVARSEWAGSSATLLSDKHLLSSGFTSFDSAMPDSSDDCASLLLACLHCRFSELFGLLPVTCGHALVRCCPSCRYFSSLTEEPRSDTDCCNVKLNCDCGLLNSCQEASELLELAMEISEVCYR from the exons ATGGATGGGAAATCTTTTGGAAACGGTACGGATGCTCCGAGAGATGTGAAAGCTCCTGCCACAGACG GTGGGAAGCGAGGTCACCAAGatgaggtggtggtgtgtggtatcCGCCGGCTGAGCACCATCTCTGAGAAGGATGCAGACATGGACGCTCCATCCACTCCCTCCccgtccccttctccctctccatctccttctccgtctcctcctccctctccgcaGATGTGCGTGGGCGTGGCCCGTTCAGAGTGGGCAGGGTCTAGTGCCACCCTGCTCTCAGACAAACACCTCCTCAGCAGCGGGTTCACCTCCTTCGACTCAGCCATGCCCGACTCCAGCG ATGACTGTGCGTCCCTGCTGCTGGCGTGCCTGCACTGCCGCTTCTCGGAGCTGTTTGGCCTGCTCCCTGTGACGTGTGGGCACGCCCTGGTCCGCTGCTGCCCCTCCTGTCGCTACTTCTCCTCCCTCACTGAGGAGCCGCGCTCCGACACCGACTGCTGCAACGTCAAGCTCAACTGCGACTGCGGCCTGCTCAACTCCTGCCAGGAGGCCAGCGAGCTGCTGGAGCTGGCCATGGAGATCTCCGAGGTCTGCTACCGCTGA